From Bombina bombina isolate aBomBom1 chromosome 1, aBomBom1.pri, whole genome shotgun sequence:
taagcccatgtacctccagcccaaagaatgttccataacaggccctccaatgtacagtggcgagattggttttgtcacagctctccccttttccaaacagactaacagggtatctgacctcctgccggtcagtgccctggttagtccagcaacccacccataaaacacaattagtagtacagcccacccacaataaatggttactacacctgagtacggggaaaacttgtccatgtccaggtgcctcaccacagctgtgtgggggactggtacgctgaattggtgggttgcgaggtgggcagagaccagctgtactctgcccgggtgccagcactaccatggaagtagcctggtgggagcctggtagctggagggggagaccgactgtctcccctttggatacatagctgtgctgctggagggggagaccaatcgtctcccctttggctaaacagccgtgttgctgggggacaggaccaactgtccctaccccttgtaacgcagcctgccgctggggaatggagtctgggctcccaattcctgtatattcctctgctgctgggggacaggaccaactgtctctgccccctgtaactcagcctgccgctggggaatggagtctgggctcccaattccctgcaggaccggtggagagacctcggtcccatctccactggccacctggggtccttcccagtaaatctccacaatatcttcccagctggatgggtctggatctgggtctttcaccttgctgtcctgctgagccttcccaatggagtggaagagatctcggtagtcctgctccagttcccactccagggctgctaagtgagccaggtctggctctacttcatgggggtcagcccagtcatgcctagcctccctctcatagaaaatgtcctgaagtctggtctgcgcagggctcccgaagtcaggctctgcaaaggactcccataacaagccaggaccatcaaactcctctccctctggtttgtcatgctcagctgtccagggtatatactgtgccatataccaccagagcgcctggtaggcatgtcagtttgctgggacaatccatctgtattcccgttatgagagagaattcctgtccatacaaacaagggttcaaattcctcagtgcccagaccagggccaaacagtccttcaaaatcctatcagcttctttacgagttttctgtacctgctctttataggtatccacaatcccttcatactgacatagggtgcccttgagttgctgcacctcactatgagccagcgtcagcttctcctcaagtgtcgctaagtttgtctttaaggtttcatgtcccactctcaagctggtgttttctgcagtctgtcagtgcagcttgtctagcagagattcacgttctaaacgtgcttcttcctctgcgctcctcttctccttcatcagcgcattgtaacgggacctccacatatcaatagcagatagagatttactgagctcagcgtcctggggcttagcagcaggtgggtcagtctctgctgcacggatctgggcacgggtagtcacagagttaacatcagcgggacccataggagcgtaggcagaaacaaggggggccaagtcatttccaagaagaacatcagcaggtaagtccttcttgacccccacattcacaggtctagcgcccactccccaatccaaatgtaccctggcaacaggtaggctgaacacatcgccccctgctaccctcacagccacagtgtctccagtgtactgtttctcagacaccaagttcttttgaagcaaggtcatggtagcaccagtatcccgtagaccactgaccttcttcccattcactttaaccagttgctggttattccggtgggcagcttgcacaaggtctgcctcatgtaggatgctccagcattcttgcgcctctacgtagcgggccgcaggctgaggattacgtgggattccgccggcgggtcttctccaggactgcgcttggttcgctgcgtttaggggacactctggtcttttgtgccctagttgcttacatctaaagcaccgaataggttgtgagtagcaccgcaaattgaacagggctctctgagggtagttcgtggccggaggccgtgtggtatagcggtgcgccggggtttggtaactggcagctgctggggtgactgggggtctgtactccactctagcagggggcttagtgatagcagtgtccagtttgtgggcatccgtatactcatctgccaagcgagccgcttcctgcagggtggagggtttacagtcccgaacccactctcgaactcctgcgggtaacttgtcgaagcaatgttccaacaggaatagctgcagcacctcttacccagatatggcttggcaccccgctatccagtgagctgctgtgcggtgcaccttacatgcccactcaaggtaggaatctccagctaatttaacagtgtctctgaaccgcctccggtatgcctccggtgtaaccgcatacctggagagcagagcctcttttacagtattataatccctgacttcctcatctggaatggcccgaaaagcctctctggcccggccggataattttccagataatatcgtgacccagtcctctgcgggtaccttgtgtagtgcacattgcctctcaaaatccgcaaggtacccatcaatctctccttctgtttccaggaagtttttaaaagctgcaaaatttacttttctcttttccatcttagtcagtattgtaataatccccctcttcctgaggttactggcttgtgtagttgctcttctgggcgataaggttcattccgttgcttgccaccaatgttacggtaccaacaggataccaagggttaataccagggaacaatgtcctgcatacagaatcagcacttcacaacctcgatcagtttccctgcaaacatgagaccaagctccacatttcaggtttaaaaaagaatatctttattaaaggctgaatgcctagtatttatacaggttttgaccccagatgggggggttgaatataaccctggcttcaggttacagagggcattggttaaacagtaaagcaaacatatgaacaatgcatcaaacctctaagaattgtctattcacaggtaaaacagattaacatattaagtactcagacaatctgatgttgggcagtctagttaacataatcacacaaaacccaatcagtttacctagacagactcctgagacacaatcagatcttaaacatacatagaatacatcttattacagaatataggaacagttcttattagctataaagtcttttatgcccacttggcttatagagtcacaattgctcccacaaggggcactcacaccctatacccatcctgtatttatggatacagggtgacatagacataagacagagttatgaaagtacatggggtgtccagcatataaaattccatatttccatgcagtctctgggtatccttaagcccatgtacctccagcccaaagaatgttccataacaggccctccaatgtacagtggcgagattggttttgtcacaccatgtaggggtggttctggacaagattcgggccgctggcctgaccttgaaaccagacaagtgccatctaggtatggctgaagtacagtacttgggtcaccgagtggggtgtgggagacagagaccggagccagccaaggtagaggctgtggctaactggcccacacctatcactaagacccaagtgctagccttcctggggacggccgggtattaccgacgttttgtcccagactacagtactatcgccaagcccctgactgacctgactaaaaagaacctccccaaacaggtcctgtggtctccagcttgtgaagccgcgtttcaggcactgaagcaggcccttgtgaatgcccctgtcttggctgccccagtccctaacaaacgttttctcattcatacagatgcttccatgtatggactgggggctgtactgagtcaagtcggggaggatggaggagagcaccctgtcgcatacctaagcagaaagttgttacctctggaagtgagttatgcggcagtagagaaggaatgtttagccctggtctgggcactgaagaagttgaacccttatctatacggacaggaattttccctcataacggaccacaatcccttagtctggcttaaccgggtctcaggagacaatggtagattgctgaggtggagtttagccctccagccctataacttcaccatcagctaccggcccgttaagctaaacgggaatgcagatggattgtcccggcaaactgacatgcctaccacctcctagtccggtcatccccaagttgacccgccaaagggtcaagccgggtctgccggagtgttccacaaggggggagctatgtgacagacccttcggtcaggactgaaagcgttaagtttattttctaaatacaagtttgctggcatcagctataattaagttggtgataagcattccattgtttaatcactctcagagagcagacgcctaagtgataaggaaagccaagagtgtcttgtgtttaaagtgttaagtaatgtaattctactgtatcatgtcaaagggcgtcttccccttttatctaatgtacaagagtctttcaaccccccccccatctggggtcaaacctgtataaatactaggcatctagcctttaataaatgacattctgttttaaacctgaaatgtggagcctggtctcatgttgagggggaaactgattggggttgtgaattgctgattccctatgcaggacattgttcatctggtgttaacccttggtatcctgttggtaccgtaacaagcggtttgtatgtattgtgctaatagcggtctgtatgtattgtgctaatagcggtctgtatgtattgtgctaatagcggtttgTATGTGTTGTGCTCATAGCGGTCTGTacgtattgtgctaatagcggtctgtatgtattgtgctaatagtggtctgtgtgttgtgctaatagcggtttgtatgtattgtgctaatagcggtctgtatgtgttgtgctaatagcggtctatacgtattgtgctaatagcggtctgtatgtgttgtgctaatagcggtctgtatgtgttgtgctaatagcggtttgtatgtgttgtgctaatagcggtctgtatgtattgtgctaatagtggtctgtatgtattgtgctaatagtggtctgtgtgttgtgctaatagcggtttgtatgtattgtgctaatagcggtctgtatgtgttgtgctaatagcggtctgtatgcgttgtgctaatagcggtttgtatatgttgtgctaatagcggtctgtacgtattgtgctaatagcggtctgtacgtattgtgctaatagcggtctgtacgtattgtgctaatagcggtctgtatgtattgtgctaatagcggtctgtatgtgttgtgctaatagcggtttgtatgtgttgtgctaatagtggtctgtatgtattgtgctaatagcgatctgtatgtattgtgctaatagtggtctgtgtgttgtgctaatagcggtttgtatgtattgtgctaatagcggtctgtatgtgttgtgctaatagcggtctgtatgcgttgtgctaatagcggtttgTATATGTTGTTCTAATAGCGGTCTGTacgtattgtgctaatagcggtctgtacgtattgtgctaatagcggtctgtatgtattgtgctaatagcggtctgtacgtattgtgctaatagcggtctgtatgtgttgtgctaatagcagtctgtatgtattgtgctaatagtggtctgtgtgttgtgctaatagcggtctgtatgtattgtgctaatagcggtttgtatgtattgtgctaatagcggtctgtatgtattgtgctaatagcggtttaTATGTGTTGTGCTCATAGCGGTCtatatgtgttgtgctaatagcggtttgtatgtgttgtgctaatagcggtctgtacgtattgtgctaatagcggtctgtatgtattatgctaatagcggtctgtatgtgttgtgctaatagcggtctgtatgtattgtgctaatagtggtctgtgtgttgtgctaatagcggtttgtatgtattgtgctaatagcggtctgtatgtgttgtgctattAGCGGTCTGTacgtattgtgctaatagcggtctgtatgtgttgtgctaatagcggtctgtatgcgttgtgctaatagcggtctgtatgcattgtgctaatagcggtctgtatgtattgtgctaatagcggtctgtatgtattgtgctaatagcggtctgtatgtattgtgctaatagcggtctacaaatattgtgctaatagcggtctgtatgtgttgtgctaatagcggtctgtatgtgttgtgctaatagcggtctgtatgtgttgtgctaatagcggtctgtatgtgttgtgctaatagcggtctaaATCTAAAAAGAAgctgtctgtatgtattgtgctaatagcggtctgtatgtgttgtgctaatagcggtctatATGTGTtttgctaatagcggtctgtatgtattgtgctaatagcggtctgtatgtgttgtgctaatagcgatctgtatgtattgtgctaatagtagtctgtatgtgttgtgcttatAGCGgtttgtatgtgttgtgctaatagtggtctgtatgtgttgtattgatagcggtctgtatgtattgtgctaatagcggtctgtatgtgttgtgccttatagcggtctgtatgtgttgtgctagtagcggtctgtatgtgttgtgctaatagcagtctgtatgtattgtgctaatagcggtctgtatgtattgtgctaatagcggtctgtatgtattgtgctaatagcggtctgtatatattgtgctaatagcggtctgtatgtgttgtgctaatagcggtctgtatgtgttgtgctaatagcggtctgtatgggttgtgctaatagcggtctgtatgtgttgtgctaatagcagtctgtatgtattgtgctaatagcggtctgtatgtgttgtgctaatagcggtctgtatgcgtTGTGCTAATagcagtctgtatgtgttgtgctaatagcggtctgtatgggttgtgctaatagcggtctgtatgggttgtgctaatagcggtctgtatgtgttgtgctaatagcggtctgtatgcgtTGTGCTAATagcagtctgtatgtgttgtgctaatagcggtctgtatgtattgtgctaatagcggtctgtatgtattgtgctaatagcggtctgtatgtgttgtgctaatagcggtctgtatgtattgtgctaatagcggtctgtatgtgttgtgctaatagcggtctgtatgtattatgctaatagcggtctgtatgtgttgtgctaatagcggtctgtatgtattgtgctaatagtggtctgtgtgttgtgctaatagcggtctgtatgtattgtgctaatagcggtctgtatgtgttgtgctaatagcggtctgtacatattgtgctaatagcggtctgtatgtattgtgctaatagcggtctgtatgtgttgtgctaatagcggtctgtatatattgtgctaatagcggtctgtatgtgttgtgctaatagcagtctgtatgtgttgtgctaatagcggtctgtatgtattgtgctaatagcggtctgtatgtattgtgctaatagcggtctgtatgcgttgtgctaatagcggtctgtatgtattgtgctaatagcggtctgtatgtgttgtgctaatagcggtctgtatgtattgtgctaatagcgatctgtatgtgttgtgctaatagtggTCTGTATGCGTTGTGCTAATagcagtctgtatgtgttgtgctaatagcggtctgtatgggttgtgctaatagcggtctgtatgtgttgtgctaatagcggtctgtatgcgttgtgctaatagcggtctgtatgcattgtgctaatagcggtctgtatgtattgtgctaatagcggtctgtatgtattgtgctaatagcggtctgtatgtattgtgccttatagcggtctgtatgtattgtgctaatagcggtctgtatgtgttgtactAATAGCGGtcagtatgtattgtgctaatagcggtctgtatgtattgtgctaatagcggtctgtatgtattgtgctaatagcggtctgtatgtattgtgctagtaGCGGTCTATaaatattgtgctaatagcggtctgtatgtgttgtgctaatagcggtctgtatgtgttgtgctaatagcggtctgtatgtgttgtgctaatagcggtctgtatgtattgtgctaatagcggtctgtatgtattgtgctaatagcggtctgtatgtattgtgctaatagcggtctgtatgtattgtgctaatagcggtctgtatgtgttgtactAATAGCGGtcagtatgtattgtgctaatagcggtctgtatgtattgtgctaatagcggtctgtatgtattgtgctaatagcggtctgtatgtattgtgctagtaGCGGTCTATaaatattgtgctaatagcggtctgtatgtgttgtgctaatagcggtctgtatgtgttgtgctaatagcggtctgtatgtgttgtgctaatagcggtctaaATCTAAAAAGAAgctgtctgtatgt
This genomic window contains:
- the TMEM220 gene encoding transmembrane protein 220, with amino-acid sequence MIYLIPASLILLLGINPTITGHVIWKWLADLHIAVCMIGALYLSVYLIIYSERSILHEEEGRCFHVWTGGCTESSRGGWRRAPCRIPKQKVVTSGSELCGSREGMFSPGLGTEEVEPLSIRTGIFPHNGPQSLSLA